GCCCCCCCCCGCCGCGCGGCGGCGGGCCTCCCCCCCCGCCGCGGCCGGTGCCTACGGCGCGGGGGCGCCGGCCGCCGCCGCGGGCGCCGCGGCAGCCGGCGCACCGAGACCCGCCGCCGCCCGCCGCGCGTGACGCCGCTGCTCGCGGCTCTGCCGCTGCTCGCGGGCGCGCCCCGCCTTCCGCAGGTCCTCGTCCACGCGCACGATGAGATGCCGCAGAAGCTGCTCCATCACCCGCAGGCGCCGGTCCAGCTCGGTCACCAGCGTGCCCGGACCGGTGACCAACTCGATGACGTAGGTCCCCTCGCGGTGGCGGTCGATCTCGTACGCCAGTCGCCGGCGTCCCCAGTTGTCGGTCTTGTCGATGTTGCCGCCCAACTGCCCGACGATCTCGGCAATCCGTTCGTGCAGCTCGGTGACCCCCTCCTCGGTAATCTCCGGGCTGACGACGTACACAACCTCGTACTGTCGCGTCTCG
Above is a window of Acidobacteriota bacterium DNA encoding:
- the rpsF gene encoding 30S ribosomal protein S6 produces the protein MSETRQYEVVYVVSPEITEEGVTELHERIAEIVGQLGGNIDKTDNWGRRRLAYEIDRHREGTYVIELVTGPGTLVTELDRRLRVMEQLLRHLIVRVDEDLRKAGRAREQRQSREQRRHARRAAAGLGAPAAAAPAAAAGAPAP